From the genome of Gracilibacillus salitolerans, one region includes:
- a CDS encoding CoA-acylating methylmalonate-semialdehyde dehydrogenase produces MVQKLKNFINGKWVSGSSDHFQEVPNPATKEILAQVPISTKLDVDQAVSVARKTFSSWRRTPVPKRARILFRYQQLLVEHQEELAQIVTEENGKNLKEARGEVLRGIECVEFATGAPSLLKGETLSTIATDLDSELFRYPVGVVGGITPFNFPMMVPCWMFPLAIACGNTFVLKPSEKTPLLAVRLAELLQESGLPAGVFNIVHGSEDVVNGLLEHEEVDAISFVGSQPVAEYIYQTAAKFGKRVQALAGAKNHSIVLADADLDAAVEQIKNAAFGSAGERCMACSVVVAVDEIADLLAEKLVAASRHVTIGNGLDEQVFLGPVIREQQKERTVRYIEKGVQEGAELLLDGREREQRRGYFIGPTVFDHVDTAMTIWEDEIFAPVLSIVRAKDVTEAIAISNESPFANGACLFTNDARSIREFRETIDAGMLGVNIGVPAPMAFFPFSGNKQSFYGDLHVNGKDGVAFYTKQKMITSRF; encoded by the coding sequence GTGGTACAGAAGTTAAAAAACTTTATTAATGGAAAATGGGTATCGGGCTCCTCTGATCATTTTCAAGAGGTACCGAACCCGGCAACAAAAGAGATTTTAGCACAAGTTCCGATTTCAACTAAATTGGATGTGGATCAAGCTGTGTCAGTGGCACGTAAAACATTCAGTTCTTGGAGACGTACCCCTGTTCCGAAACGAGCTCGTATTTTATTTCGTTATCAGCAACTACTCGTCGAGCATCAAGAGGAGTTGGCGCAAATTGTTACAGAGGAAAACGGAAAAAATCTGAAGGAAGCACGCGGTGAAGTGTTACGGGGTATCGAATGTGTTGAATTCGCAACGGGTGCTCCGAGCTTGTTGAAAGGGGAAACCTTATCAACGATTGCAACAGATCTTGATTCAGAACTATTCCGATATCCTGTTGGTGTTGTTGGTGGAATTACCCCTTTCAACTTTCCAATGATGGTGCCATGCTGGATGTTCCCACTTGCGATAGCTTGTGGTAATACCTTTGTATTAAAGCCTTCCGAAAAAACGCCATTATTGGCAGTGAGACTTGCAGAATTATTACAAGAATCGGGGCTTCCTGCTGGTGTGTTTAATATCGTACATGGATCAGAGGATGTGGTAAACGGATTGCTGGAACATGAAGAGGTCGATGCGATCTCCTTCGTTGGTTCTCAACCAGTTGCTGAATATATCTATCAAACTGCAGCGAAATTTGGAAAAAGAGTACAAGCATTAGCAGGGGCCAAAAATCATTCGATTGTATTGGCAGATGCTGATTTAGATGCTGCGGTGGAACAAATTAAAAATGCAGCATTTGGTTCGGCGGGAGAGCGTTGTATGGCATGCTCGGTCGTTGTCGCAGTGGATGAGATTGCTGATCTGTTAGCCGAAAAATTAGTCGCAGCTTCTCGTCATGTGACAATTGGAAATGGTTTGGATGAACAGGTTTTCTTAGGACCCGTTATTCGAGAACAGCAGAAAGAGCGAACTGTCCGTTATATAGAGAAAGGGGTTCAAGAAGGTGCGGAACTGTTATTAGATGGACGAGAGCGTGAGCAAAGGCGTGGCTATTTTATAGGTCCAACCGTCTTCGATCATGTTGACACAGCAATGACGATATGGGAAGATGAGATCTTTGCCCCGGTGTTGTCCATTGTCCGAGCTAAAGATGTAACAGAAGCCATTGCCATTTCAAATGAGTCTCCTTTTGCTAATGGAGCCTGTTTGTTTACTAATGATGCTCGCAGTATTCGCGAATTTCGCGAGACAATTGATGCAGGTATGCTCGGTGTTAATATAGGTGTTCCTGCTCCAATGGCATTTTTCCCTTTTTCCGGGAATAAGCAATCATTTTATGGTGACCTCCATGTGAACGGCAAAGATGGTGTCGCATTTTATACGAAGCAAAAAATGATTACATCTCGATTTTAA
- a CDS encoding pullulanase, protein MVNKRTRKPFVLFMVVVMFLSLFTGFTPIQSGQAEESGSDTIEDGHLRIHYDYADYELADIGVWLWGDVTIPSDQVSEWPGGTWFEDGGTDDYGAYVDVEIKEEAENISLVVNNRAGENLTDDISIDVLSEQMNEVWLTTNGQVYYYEPVELDENVLRVHFTTDEESYEPWGIWTWGDVIDPPETWPTDAQPFSDQQMGPYGAYVDIPLTEASESIGFLLVKRDDSGEQTTDMSFDDLDNHRHIFLKEGVEEYFTNPYYVSTEEVEEEPEENEGQHDIEVEGSVNRAFTYNEHAVLSVDITNNSEKEIRSIYADTTALGGEERLAISPELNEVTLSVRHDVEPDEKTIPVTVVDEDGGTYKTEVTATVNARDVTESNLDWDESVIYFMLTDRFYDGKEANNDPYDLNYDSYDNDRGTYQGGDLKGVMDKLDYLEELGVNTIWITPIVENVGYDVNYNASEGSYFAYHGYWAKNFEELNPRLGTLEEFHALIDAAAERDMKIMADVVLNHAGYGLKESLPNAPPGYPTDEDRARFDGMLRDSSGSGDEEMELSGLPDFKTEEREIREQLVEWQKNWVNKSTTANGNSLAYYRVDTVKHVDGTTWQHFRNELTKEKPDFQLIGEAWGAGKNDDHGYLRSGMMDSLLDFEFKGTAANFVNGNLESANETLIARNQTMDNTAMLGQFLGSHDEDGFLYSLGGDVGKFKVASSLQMTAKGQPVIYYGEELGQSGANNWPEYDNRYNLDWGSVDGNNMLAHYQSIVSFRADHSDIFAKGSRQKVAGSDQEQFLLFKRTYQDDNVYVGLNVAEESQSVTLKVEQASTTITDHYQDKTYQATENDAGEFVITLYIPAMVDGGTILLTVDNGMILSGQAGEKPSEQPETGEIPEGHLRVHFPGNNESFDELGLWVWEDVATKSEDVGVWPSAASSFEETNQTEYGRFVDVELTENAEQVGMLINHTNGDNLSGDIMVDILSSEMNQVWITEDYQVYYYVPLDNQGEIRVNFYQEEGSYHDLGLWTWGDVAQPTDNWPDGAHSLSDDRMGMKGSYVDLPLVEKPSQIGFLFLNKETDWQTGDFTFADFADHSQIFVRNDDNKVYTNPYFVKAEGLVNAEVLSNQKIELSFTSVAGLSEETLAEELAVRDKEVQDVGVESISILEDDNTVTLNGDFDLKKAPFTITHQNRSVTASIGWRLKDEMYGYEGELGLEVHDPSNATLKVWSPSADQVSVVLYDKDDPKQVVKDAIEMVRGEKGVWQVDLHQENTELDNLIGYYYHFAMERDGETVLALDPYAKSMAAWDSSDPENRVGKAAIVDPGAMGPELDYADIEGFEKREDVIIYEIHVRDFTSDPSIVEELESKFGTFASFVEKLDYIEDLGVTHIQLLPVMSYYFSNELDKNQRLLDYSSEDNNYNWGYDPHSYFSLSGMYSEDPTDPEKRIEELKLLIDEIHSRGMGVILDVVYNHSARVNIFEDLEPNYYHFMDKDGTPRESFGGGRLGTTHKMARRILVDSIAYWVDEFKVDGFRFDMMGDHDAESIQIAYDEAKALNPNILMIGEGWRTFAGDENYPDVQPADQDWMQDTNSVASFSDEFRNELKSGFGNEGQPRFITGGARNIQTIFNNVTANPGNFTADDPGDVVPYIAAHDNLTLHDVIAQSIKKDPKDHTAEIHKRIRLGNLMVLTSQGTPFIHAGQEYGRTKQFRHEDYKGEVAEAPNKSTFLTDENGEPFEYPYFIHDSYDSTDAINKFEWEKVTNQEAYPIETTTVAYTQGLIELRRSTDAFRQATMEEADDNVSLVEVPEIAEEDLVIGYRAKDSSGKETYYVFVNADDQERSLTLDDDLSAGEVIVDGVEAGTTAITDPEGVSVSGKGIELAPLTSAVVRIVDQEEDPTEPDEEEQSDDGKDEEKGNGNQSPKIPGKAGNEIGKNGDEEESVLPHTATSTYNYLLFGLLLILSAIGILIYKRKKQ, encoded by the coding sequence TTGGTAAACAAAAGAACAAGGAAACCGTTCGTGCTTTTTATGGTGGTAGTAATGTTTCTCAGTTTATTTACTGGATTTACACCAATTCAGTCTGGCCAAGCAGAAGAATCAGGTTCAGACACCATAGAAGATGGACACTTACGAATTCATTATGATTATGCTGACTATGAGCTGGCGGATATTGGTGTCTGGTTATGGGGAGATGTAACAATCCCTTCTGATCAGGTGAGTGAATGGCCTGGTGGGACTTGGTTTGAAGATGGTGGAACAGATGACTATGGGGCATATGTAGACGTCGAGATCAAGGAAGAGGCAGAAAATATTAGTCTAGTGGTTAATAATCGAGCCGGTGAAAATCTGACAGACGATATTTCGATTGATGTTTTATCCGAGCAAATGAACGAGGTTTGGCTTACAACGAATGGGCAGGTGTATTATTACGAACCTGTCGAGTTAGATGAAAATGTCTTACGCGTGCATTTTACCACAGATGAAGAATCCTATGAACCTTGGGGAATATGGACCTGGGGGGACGTAATCGATCCACCGGAAACATGGCCGACCGATGCTCAGCCTTTTTCAGATCAACAAATGGGGCCGTATGGAGCATATGTAGATATTCCGCTGACAGAAGCCTCTGAATCTATTGGTTTTCTGCTTGTAAAAAGGGATGATTCAGGTGAGCAGACTACTGATATGAGCTTTGATGATCTGGACAATCATCGTCATATTTTCTTAAAAGAAGGTGTCGAAGAATATTTTACCAATCCTTATTATGTCTCGACAGAAGAGGTGGAAGAAGAACCGGAAGAGAACGAGGGCCAACATGATATCGAGGTAGAAGGTTCAGTAAATCGTGCCTTTACTTATAATGAACATGCGGTTCTTTCGGTAGATATTACGAATAACTCGGAAAAAGAAATCCGTTCCATTTATGCAGATACGACAGCTCTAGGTGGTGAAGAACGTCTTGCGATTTCACCAGAATTAAATGAAGTCACATTATCTGTTCGGCATGATGTCGAACCGGATGAAAAAACAATCCCGGTAACTGTAGTGGACGAAGATGGTGGTACTTATAAGACAGAGGTAACTGCTACTGTTAACGCAAGAGATGTTACAGAAAGTAATCTCGATTGGGATGAATCAGTTATCTACTTTATGTTGACGGATCGTTTCTATGATGGTAAAGAAGCAAATAATGATCCTTATGATTTAAATTATGACAGTTATGATAATGATCGTGGAACCTATCAAGGTGGCGATTTGAAAGGGGTCATGGATAAGTTAGATTACTTAGAGGAGTTAGGTGTGAACACGATTTGGATTACACCTATCGTTGAAAATGTTGGATACGATGTGAATTACAATGCTTCTGAAGGTTCCTATTTTGCTTACCATGGTTACTGGGCGAAAAATTTTGAAGAATTAAACCCTCGTCTTGGTACATTAGAAGAATTTCATGCGCTGATTGATGCAGCTGCTGAGCGTGATATGAAGATAATGGCTGATGTTGTATTAAATCATGCTGGTTATGGGTTAAAAGAATCGTTACCAAATGCGCCTCCAGGCTATCCAACTGATGAAGACCGTGCCCGTTTTGATGGTATGTTACGAGATAGTTCAGGTTCTGGCGATGAAGAAATGGAATTATCCGGTTTGCCGGATTTTAAAACAGAAGAACGAGAAATTCGTGAACAGCTTGTCGAATGGCAGAAGAATTGGGTCAATAAGTCTACGACAGCAAATGGAAATTCATTAGCCTATTATCGTGTCGATACGGTAAAACATGTGGACGGGACAACATGGCAGCATTTCCGTAATGAATTAACAAAGGAAAAGCCAGATTTCCAACTGATTGGGGAAGCGTGGGGAGCAGGCAAAAACGATGACCACGGTTACCTTCGTTCCGGAATGATGGATTCCCTATTGGATTTTGAATTCAAAGGAACTGCCGCCAATTTTGTGAACGGTAATCTGGAAAGTGCCAACGAAACACTTATAGCGAGAAATCAAACAATGGATAACACTGCGATGCTTGGTCAATTTCTAGGTAGTCATGATGAAGACGGCTTCTTATACAGTCTTGGAGGTGACGTTGGGAAGTTCAAGGTAGCTTCCTCTTTACAGATGACGGCAAAAGGACAACCAGTTATCTATTATGGAGAGGAATTAGGTCAATCCGGGGCGAATAATTGGCCGGAGTATGACAATAGATACAATCTAGATTGGGGTAGTGTGGACGGAAATAATATGTTAGCACACTATCAATCGATCGTATCTTTCCGTGCAGATCATTCTGACATTTTTGCGAAAGGATCTCGCCAGAAAGTAGCGGGTTCCGATCAAGAGCAATTCCTTTTATTTAAACGTACTTATCAAGATGATAATGTCTATGTTGGCTTAAATGTTGCGGAAGAATCCCAAAGCGTAACATTAAAAGTAGAGCAAGCATCGACAACCATAACAGACCATTATCAAGATAAAACATATCAAGCGACAGAAAACGATGCGGGTGAATTTGTTATTACGTTATATATTCCTGCCATGGTTGATGGTGGGACGATTTTGTTAACAGTCGACAATGGCATGATTCTTTCTGGCCAAGCAGGGGAGAAACCAAGCGAGCAGCCAGAAACAGGGGAAATACCTGAAGGACATTTACGTGTCCATTTCCCGGGAAATAACGAAAGTTTTGACGAATTAGGTTTATGGGTTTGGGAAGATGTAGCAACAAAATCTGAAGATGTTGGTGTATGGCCTAGCGCAGCTTCCTCTTTTGAAGAAACAAATCAAACAGAATATGGACGTTTTGTTGATGTGGAACTGACAGAGAATGCAGAACAAGTAGGTATGCTAATTAATCATACGAATGGTGACAATCTATCTGGTGATATTATGGTTGATATTCTTTCATCGGAAATGAATCAGGTTTGGATTACGGAAGATTATCAAGTTTATTATTATGTACCACTTGATAATCAAGGTGAAATCCGTGTAAATTTCTATCAGGAAGAAGGTTCCTATCATGATCTCGGTCTTTGGACGTGGGGGGACGTCGCTCAACCAACAGATAATTGGCCAGATGGTGCCCATTCATTATCGGATGATCGAATGGGGATGAAAGGGTCCTATGTAGATCTTCCATTAGTGGAAAAGCCGAGTCAAATCGGTTTCCTTTTCTTAAATAAAGAAACCGATTGGCAGACAGGAGATTTTACGTTTGCAGATTTTGCTGATCATAGCCAGATTTTTGTGCGAAATGATGACAATAAGGTTTATACAAATCCTTATTTTGTCAAAGCAGAAGGTTTAGTAAATGCAGAAGTATTATCTAATCAGAAAATTGAACTCAGCTTTACATCTGTGGCAGGATTATCTGAAGAAACGCTAGCAGAAGAATTAGCAGTTCGTGATAAAGAGGTTCAGGATGTAGGGGTGGAATCGATCAGTATTTTGGAAGATGATAACACCGTTACATTAAATGGTGATTTTGATCTAAAAAAAGCCCCTTTTACGATTACACATCAAAACAGAAGTGTGACTGCATCGATCGGCTGGCGCTTAAAGGATGAAATGTATGGCTATGAGGGTGAATTGGGATTAGAGGTTCATGATCCATCCAATGCAACGTTGAAAGTATGGTCACCAAGTGCTGATCAAGTATCGGTTGTCCTTTATGATAAAGATGATCCAAAGCAAGTCGTGAAAGATGCTATCGAGATGGTCCGTGGAGAAAAAGGTGTGTGGCAAGTAGATTTACATCAAGAAAACACAGAATTAGATAACTTAATAGGTTATTACTATCATTTTGCGATGGAACGAGATGGGGAGACAGTGTTAGCGTTAGATCCATATGCGAAATCAATGGCAGCCTGGGATAGCAGTGATCCAGAGAATCGTGTCGGTAAAGCAGCAATTGTAGACCCCGGCGCAATGGGACCGGAATTGGACTATGCTGATATTGAAGGATTTGAAAAAAGGGAAGATGTGATTATTTATGAAATTCATGTCCGTGACTTTACATCAGACCCAAGTATCGTTGAAGAACTAGAGTCTAAGTTTGGAACATTTGCTTCCTTTGTCGAAAAACTGGATTATATCGAGGATCTCGGTGTGACTCATATTCAACTCTTGCCTGTGATGAGTTATTATTTTTCCAATGAATTAGATAAAAATCAGCGTCTATTAGACTATTCTTCGGAAGATAATAACTATAACTGGGGATATGATCCGCACAGCTATTTCTCTTTATCTGGTATGTATTCAGAAGACCCAACGGATCCCGAAAAGAGAATAGAAGAGTTGAAGCTACTTATTGATGAGATTCATAGTCGTGGCATGGGTGTGATCTTAGATGTTGTCTATAACCACTCAGCACGAGTTAATATTTTTGAAGATTTAGAACCGAATTATTATCATTTTATGGATAAAGATGGTACACCACGTGAAAGCTTTGGTGGTGGACGTTTAGGTACAACACATAAAATGGCCCGACGAATATTAGTTGATTCCATTGCGTATTGGGTGGATGAATTTAAAGTAGATGGCTTCCGCTTTGATATGATGGGAGATCATGATGCAGAGAGTATTCAAATTGCCTATGATGAAGCCAAAGCACTCAACCCGAATATCCTTATGATTGGAGAAGGCTGGAGAACTTTTGCTGGAGACGAAAATTATCCAGATGTCCAACCGGCTGATCAAGATTGGATGCAGGATACAAATAGTGTGGCATCCTTCTCTGATGAATTCCGTAACGAATTGAAATCTGGTTTTGGAAATGAAGGGCAACCACGTTTTATTACTGGTGGGGCACGTAATATTCAGACGATTTTCAACAATGTGACAGCGAATCCTGGCAATTTTACAGCAGATGACCCAGGGGATGTTGTGCCATATATTGCAGCACATGATAATTTAACCTTACATGATGTCATTGCCCAATCGATCAAAAAGGATCCAAAAGATCATACTGCAGAGATTCATAAGCGTATTCGACTGGGGAATCTGATGGTATTGACGTCACAGGGCACACCTTTTATTCATGCTGGACAGGAATATGGCCGTACCAAACAGTTCCGACATGAAGATTATAAAGGGGAAGTAGCAGAGGCACCGAACAAATCAACGTTCTTAACAGATGAAAATGGGGAACCTTTTGAATACCCATATTTCATTCATGATTCTTATGATTCAACAGATGCAATTAATAAGTTTGAGTGGGAAAAGGTTACAAATCAGGAAGCATATCCAATTGAAACCACTACAGTTGCTTATACACAAGGTTTAATCGAACTGCGTCGTTCAACAGATGCATTCCGTCAAGCGACAATGGAAGAAGCGGATGACAACGTGTCACTGGTCGAAGTGCCTGAAATTGCGGAGGAAGACTTGGTGATTGGCTACCGTGCGAAGGATTCCAGTGGAAAAGAAACGTATTATGTTTTTGTTAATGCAGATGACCAAGAACGAAGTTTAACATTGGATGACGATCTTTCTGCAGGTGAAGTGATTGTAGATGGAGTTGAGGCAGGTACAACAGCGATTACGGATCCAGAAGGAGTATCTGTTAGTGGAAAAGGTATCGAGCTAGCTCCGTTAACATCTGCTGTGGTACGAATAGTGGATCAGGAAGAAGATCCAACAGAGCCGGATGAAGAAGAGCAATCTGATGATGGTAAAGATGAAGAAAAAGGAAACGGAAATCAATCACCTAAGATCCCTGGAAAGGCAGGAAACGAAATAGGAAAGAATGGAGATGAAGAGGAATCTGTATTACCACATACTGCTACTAGCACTTACAACTATCTACTATTCGGGCTCCTTCTCATTCTGAGCGCAATAGGCATCCTCATTTATAAACGCAAAAAACAATAA
- a CDS encoding polysaccharide deacetylase family protein, which produces MKQVIIYIFFLVNLDWSTQAFDEDNIQLFKDLGFNMAVTVTPETVRPGIDIYQIPRIEISPNEKMQVFNEKIGLSEN; this is translated from the coding sequence ATGAAGCAAGTCATTATTTATATCTTCTTTCTTGTCAACCTCGACTGGAGCACACAAGCATTTGACGAAGACAACATTCAACTATTCAAAGATCTAGGTTTTAACATGGCAGTCACTGTCACCCCAGAAACCGTTCGACCGGGTATAGACATCTACCAAATCCCAAGAATAGAAATCTCCCCAAATGAAAAGATGCAAGTCTTCAACGAAAAAATCGGATTGTCAGAGAATTGA
- a CDS encoding purine/pyrimidine permease, with translation MDTQKIVKTSMETIQWFIFLLASSVALPIVIGGIFDMSFAEIAGLMQRTFFVVGLASFLQSIIGHRMPIMEGPAGIWISIFSVMAATGLQNGTSLDETLQLLQTTMICTGVFLFIFGIFKISQFILPIFTPLVTGTFFFLLTVQLSGTFLKGMLGLQGESSNIQVKEALIASFIFLVVLGLSFFGRGWMRSYSMFIGILIGWLIFILVEGEAPVVDDVKVFALPEVFAFGMPSFNVSVIPIALLTAVILISNLIASVVAVDQVLGHEGKERHKEINHGTSVFGINHGLAGVFSSIANVPLSTSAGFIGLTGQKRKSPFIYASFLLMVVGFFPPIVSFISAIPAPIANAALMASFVQLVGLAIRNVTIQPLDNRRMTILGIAYLIGMGTMFLPSEVFSELPLIIQNIMSNGLLVGTALVIILEQLWRE, from the coding sequence TTGGATACACAAAAGATAGTTAAAACGTCGATGGAAACCATCCAGTGGTTTATATTTCTGCTGGCCAGTTCTGTTGCTTTACCGATTGTAATAGGCGGTATTTTTGATATGAGCTTTGCTGAAATAGCAGGGTTAATGCAGCGGACTTTTTTTGTAGTAGGGCTGGCTTCTTTTCTGCAAAGTATCATTGGACACAGAATGCCTATTATGGAAGGCCCTGCCGGGATTTGGATCAGTATTTTTTCGGTGATGGCCGCTACAGGCTTACAAAATGGTACATCACTTGATGAAACACTGCAGTTATTGCAAACAACGATGATATGTACGGGTGTCTTTTTATTTATTTTCGGTATCTTTAAAATTTCACAATTTATATTACCAATATTTACACCACTCGTGACAGGAACTTTCTTCTTTCTGTTGACCGTACAGTTGAGCGGCACTTTTTTGAAAGGAATGCTCGGCCTCCAAGGTGAATCAAGCAATATTCAAGTCAAGGAAGCATTGATTGCATCTTTTATATTTTTAGTGGTATTGGGTTTATCATTTTTTGGCAGGGGATGGATGAGAAGTTATTCGATGTTCATTGGCATTTTGATTGGTTGGCTTATTTTTATTTTGGTCGAAGGGGAAGCGCCTGTTGTCGATGATGTGAAGGTGTTTGCACTACCGGAAGTGTTTGCTTTTGGTATGCCAAGCTTTAATGTCAGTGTGATTCCGATTGCATTGTTGACCGCAGTGATATTAATTTCGAATTTGATCGCATCTGTAGTCGCGGTTGATCAAGTTCTAGGACATGAAGGGAAGGAACGACATAAAGAAATTAATCACGGGACATCGGTTTTTGGCATTAATCATGGTTTAGCAGGGGTCTTTTCTTCCATTGCAAATGTACCATTGTCCACTTCTGCAGGATTTATCGGACTTACCGGTCAAAAGCGAAAGTCGCCATTTATCTATGCATCCTTTTTGTTAATGGTAGTCGGCTTTTTCCCGCCCATTGTTTCATTTATCTCGGCAATTCCGGCACCAATTGCAAATGCGGCATTAATGGCATCCTTTGTGCAACTTGTTGGTCTGGCGATTCGAAATGTCACGATCCAGCCATTGGACAACAGACGAATGACTATCTTGGGAATTGCTTATCTGATCGGGATGGGGACAATGTTTCTTCCATCAGAAGTGTTCTCCGAACTGCCACTAATTATCCAAAACATTATGAGCAACGGTCTCCTGGTAGGCACTGCACTTGTTATCATCCTCGAACAATTATGGCGAGAGTAA
- a CDS encoding MetQ/NlpA family ABC transporter substrate-binding protein, with the protein MKKLILLLVVISFLAACGSDGGNASGEKKELVLGGTIPYSDMLEEGIKPYLEEKGYTVTIEEFNDYVQPNQALDNGSLDANLFQHLVYMEAFAEENNMELSSVITVPTAPIGIYSNSYDSLEDIEEGSTVAVANDPTNLARGLTVLRDNGLIEFSDDADPLKASEKDITSNPLNLQFEPVEAAQLPRTLDSVDVAAINGNFAISAGIDLTTALARDELPENIINRVVVKTENIEEQYVADIKEAVESDHFKEVIEEQFQGFHRPDWMSE; encoded by the coding sequence ATGAAAAAATTAATCTTATTATTAGTAGTTATTAGTTTCTTAGCAGCATGTGGATCAGATGGTGGAAATGCATCAGGAGAGAAAAAGGAATTAGTTTTAGGTGGAACCATTCCATACAGTGATATGTTAGAAGAGGGAATTAAACCGTATTTAGAAGAAAAAGGTTATACCGTGACAATTGAAGAGTTTAATGATTACGTACAACCAAATCAAGCCTTGGATAATGGTTCTCTGGACGCGAATCTATTTCAGCATCTCGTCTACATGGAGGCATTTGCGGAAGAGAATAATATGGAATTATCGAGTGTGATTACGGTGCCAACCGCACCAATCGGGATTTATTCCAATAGTTATGATTCATTAGAGGATATTGAAGAAGGAAGTACAGTAGCAGTTGCTAATGACCCAACTAATTTAGCGCGAGGGCTAACTGTTTTACGAGACAATGGTCTAATTGAGTTTTCTGATGATGCGGATCCATTAAAAGCATCTGAAAAAGATATTACAAGTAATCCATTGAATTTACAATTTGAGCCGGTAGAAGCAGCACAATTACCGAGAACATTAGATTCTGTTGATGTAGCAGCGATTAACGGGAACTTTGCTATCTCTGCAGGGATTGATTTAACGACAGCCCTTGCACGCGATGAATTACCGGAAAATATCATTAATCGTGTCGTTGTCAAAACGGAAAATATCGAAGAACAATATGTAGCAGATATTAAAGAAGCGGTTGAGTCCGACCATTTTAAAGAAGTGATTGAAGAACAGTTTCAAGGGTTCCATCGCCCGGATTGGATGAGTGAGTAG
- a CDS encoding NAD(P)H-quinone oxidoreductase: MKGIIAKEPGGADQLIYTEMPEPKLEAGDLLIEVHATAVNRTDILNREGKLGYVNNPIIGVEVAGVVVETNGYQDFEKGDRVMGLVNGGAYAEKVVMPADRAMKIPDALSFEEAAAIPEVFLTAFQTLYWIGNLKKQEKVLIHAGASGVGTAAIQLAKVMSNAQVIITAGSEEKLDYCRKLGADTVINYKEQDFAEEVLQATNQKGVDVILDFVGASYWEQNYKSIALDGRWVLIGVLGGSTVHQVRLMDLMAKRIQLTGTLLTPRSDEYKADLSKDFISKAIHYFEQGKIQPVVDITFPITEVAAAHQHMEANKNIGKIILKV; the protein is encoded by the coding sequence ATGAAAGGAATTATAGCGAAAGAACCTGGTGGGGCAGATCAATTAATCTATACAGAAATGCCTGAACCAAAATTAGAAGCTGGTGATTTATTAATTGAAGTGCATGCTACAGCTGTTAATCGCACGGATATTTTAAATCGAGAAGGCAAATTAGGCTATGTAAACAACCCAATTATCGGAGTGGAGGTAGCAGGTGTCGTTGTGGAGACTAACGGATACCAGGATTTTGAAAAAGGAGACCGTGTAATGGGGTTGGTGAATGGTGGTGCTTATGCTGAAAAAGTAGTTATGCCAGCAGATCGAGCGATGAAGATTCCTGATGCCTTAAGTTTTGAAGAAGCTGCTGCGATTCCGGAAGTATTTTTAACGGCATTTCAAACCTTATATTGGATCGGTAATTTGAAAAAGCAAGAAAAGGTTCTGATTCATGCAGGTGCAAGTGGAGTAGGAACTGCTGCCATTCAATTAGCAAAAGTGATGTCCAACGCCCAAGTAATTATAACGGCTGGTTCTGAAGAGAAATTGGACTATTGTCGCAAATTAGGTGCTGATACAGTGATTAATTACAAGGAACAGGATTTCGCTGAGGAAGTATTACAAGCGACTAACCAAAAGGGGGTCGATGTAATCCTTGATTTTGTAGGAGCAAGCTATTGGGAACAAAATTATAAGAGTATCGCACTCGATGGCAGATGGGTATTGATCGGCGTGCTAGGAGGTAGTACAGTACATCAGGTTCGTCTAATGGACTTAATGGCAAAGAGAATCCAATTAACAGGGACATTGCTAACACCAAGAAGTGACGAATATAAAGCAGATCTAAGCAAGGATTTTATTAGCAAGGCTATCCATTATTTTGAACAAGGAAAGATCCAACCAGTAGTCGACATTACTTTTCCAATAACTGAAGTAGCTGCGGCACATCAACATATGGAGGCTAACAAAAATATCGGTAAAATCATCTTGAAAGTCTAA